Proteins from a single region of Butyrivibrio fibrisolvens:
- a CDS encoding acyl-CoA reductase has product MPQSFDLEKGITYLVGNAKLASNISLVPALKPFDDNVTAFLVDVSKELMADRKARTYSDVITYAYWIRKASLNSLKERFNSREYVRFGRGNVFHIAPSNVAVNFAYSLTASLIMGNSNIVRVPSKDFEQIEIITAAYNRVLESYESLKPYIICVRYERNEEINSIFSNVADVRIVWGGNQTISEIRKSPLPPRSSEICFADRFSIAVIDSDHYMEIEDKKKVAEDFYNDTYLTDQNACTSPRIVVWTGSKVKDAKNIFWSEEYKIVKNKYHFQSIQAVNKLAKVLEYAAITKDVRIVEHTDNLIVRVEVPKITEELMNYFDNSGLFFEYECGNISEIEKLCNDNKCQTVSYIGNKDLIIKLLEKGIRGIDRVVPVGKTMDFDLIWDGCNLPAVLTRIVTFK; this is encoded by the coding sequence ATGCCTCAAAGTTTTGATCTTGAAAAAGGGATAACATATCTTGTTGGGAATGCAAAACTTGCATCAAACATAAGTCTTGTTCCTGCATTAAAGCCATTTGATGATAATGTAACGGCTTTTCTTGTGGATGTATCAAAAGAGCTTATGGCTGACAGAAAAGCCAGAACATATTCAGATGTCATCACATATGCTTATTGGATACGAAAAGCGTCATTGAATAGCTTAAAGGAGAGGTTTAACTCCAGAGAATATGTAAGGTTCGGAAGAGGAAATGTTTTCCATATTGCGCCATCCAATGTTGCTGTCAATTTTGCATATTCACTTACAGCTTCACTTATTATGGGTAATAGCAATATTGTGAGGGTACCTTCAAAAGATTTTGAACAGATTGAAATAATAACGGCAGCTTACAATAGAGTTTTAGAAAGCTATGAAAGCCTTAAGCCATATATCATCTGTGTACGTTATGAAAGAAACGAAGAAATAAATAGTATCTTCAGTAATGTAGCCGATGTGAGAATTGTGTGGGGAGGAAATCAGACTATATCTGAGATTAGGAAATCACCGCTTCCTCCCAGATCAAGTGAAATATGCTTTGCTGACAGATTTTCGATAGCAGTAATAGATTCTGATCATTATATGGAAATTGAAGATAAAAAGAAAGTTGCTGAAGATTTTTATAATGATACGTATCTGACGGATCAAAATGCCTGTACAAGTCCAAGAATTGTTGTATGGACTGGTAGCAAAGTTAAGGATGCAAAAAATATTTTTTGGAGCGAAGAATATAAAATAGTCAAAAATAAGTATCATTTCCAGTCAATTCAGGCGGTCAATAAGCTTGCAAAGGTATTGGAATACGCAGCTATTACCAAAGATGTAAGGATTGTGGAACATACTGATAATCTGATAGTTCGAGTTGAGGTTCCGAAGATAACTGAAGAATTAATGAATTATTTTGATAATAGCGGACTTTTTTTCGAATATGAATGCGGAAATATATCTGAAATAGAGAAGTTGTGCAACGACAATAAATGTCAGACTGTTTCATATATTGGAAATAAAGATTTGATCATCAAGTTATTGGAGAAAGGCATCAGAGGAATTGATCGTGTTGTTCCTGTTGGAAAGACAATGGATTTTGATCTTATCTGGGACGGATGTAATCTGCCGGCTGTTTTGACAAGGATCGTTACGTTTAAGTGA
- a CDS encoding glycosyltransferase, with protein sequence MAYADVKDIILQVVREIKNDFNYYALISKVSELLEYLNVSPSDREYAYQIIDACADDIDDIQLRMFFYSILMQMPICLVKNNIALEKSVNTLLDSKKLPPKERFVYFYELSYRVFITPALQTNENKLYLWKLYNSIIKEYHDAIWSDYAFPYINKDKRKKDFYVVITDQILYEEHGPTKSTLDRCRALIATGKNVLLINTGEMCFNNNPVLFYGFFSADHRDELDNKDNIYYKGYNIPFCQIGKGVMDAQRLREYMQIIYDYSPDMVIDIGGNTLLGNICNYFIPVLAVTLGPDNLVRTTEKWQTIGRKLNDNDRYILNKIGYPEDKVIEIVMTFECKEQSINLSKSELGMQEDEFEVVIVGGRLDSEVGPDFLEMMRKAVRKIDNICFNFCGRFNKYEKMIGEDPVLSKRSRFLGTQSDMMAVLDNIDLYVNPIRLGGGTSAQEAMLKGVPVVTCRTGDVYANCHDDFAVDDYDEMINVIERYVNDIDYYKEQSEKARRLGELEHDTIGEFSRIIEECHKRDDDNYFRNTGVYPD encoded by the coding sequence ATGGCATATGCAGATGTTAAAGATATAATTTTGCAGGTAGTGAGAGAAATAAAAAATGATTTTAATTACTATGCGTTGATTAGTAAAGTGTCAGAACTTTTGGAATATCTTAATGTAAGTCCATCTGATCGAGAATATGCTTATCAAATTATAGACGCATGTGCAGATGATATTGATGATATTCAATTACGGATGTTCTTTTATTCTATTCTTATGCAGATGCCAATATGCCTTGTGAAAAATAACATTGCACTAGAAAAGAGTGTAAATACTTTACTTGATTCTAAAAAATTGCCTCCAAAAGAGCGATTTGTTTATTTTTATGAGCTTTCATATAGAGTTTTTATTACCCCTGCACTTCAAACCAACGAAAATAAATTGTACCTGTGGAAATTATATAATTCGATTATCAAAGAATATCATGATGCAATATGGAGTGATTATGCTTTTCCATATATAAACAAGGATAAGAGAAAAAAAGATTTTTACGTTGTAATAACTGATCAGATTTTGTACGAAGAGCATGGTCCAACAAAATCAACTCTTGACAGATGTAGAGCCTTGATAGCAACTGGTAAAAATGTGCTCTTAATAAATACAGGAGAAATGTGTTTCAACAATAATCCTGTGTTGTTTTATGGCTTTTTTTCTGCAGATCATCGAGATGAATTGGATAATAAAGATAATATTTACTATAAAGGATATAATATACCGTTTTGTCAGATAGGAAAAGGAGTTATGGATGCTCAAAGATTAAGAGAGTATATGCAGATAATCTATGATTATTCTCCTGATATGGTAATCGACATTGGTGGGAATACTCTCCTTGGAAATATATGTAATTACTTTATACCTGTACTTGCGGTTACACTTGGCCCTGATAATCTTGTGAGAACAACAGAGAAGTGGCAGACAATAGGGAGAAAATTAAATGATAATGACAGATATATTTTGAATAAAATCGGGTATCCTGAAGATAAAGTTATAGAGATTGTCATGACATTTGAGTGTAAGGAACAATCAATAAATTTGTCGAAATCAGAGCTGGGAATGCAAGAAGATGAGTTTGAAGTAGTGATAGTTGGAGGAAGGCTTGATAGCGAAGTTGGACCAGATTTTCTTGAAATGATGCGCAAGGCTGTTCGAAAAATTGATAATATTTGTTTCAACTTTTGTGGAAGATTTAACAAATATGAAAAAATGATAGGGGAAGATCCAGTCCTTTCTAAGAGAAGTAGATTTTTAGGAACCCAGTCTGATATGATGGCTGTTTTAGATAATATTGATCTTTATGTTAATCCTATTAGATTAGGCGGAGGAACGAGCGCTCAGGAAGCAATGCTAAAAGGAGTACCAGTTGTTACCTGCAGAACAGGAGATGTATATGCAAACTGTCATGATGACTTTGCAGTTGATGATTATGACGAAATGATTAATGTGATAGAGAGATATGTAAATGACATTGATTACTACAAGGAGCAATCTGAAAAAGCACGCAGGCTTGGAGAACTTGAGCATGATACTATAGGAGAATTTAGCAGAATAATTGAAGAGTGCCATAAGAGAGATGATGATAATTATTTTAGAAATACAGGTGTTTACCCTGATTGA
- a CDS encoding LegC family aminotransferase, translating into MIPLSIPNFEGNEVKYVSDAVSQGWVSTGGAYVSRMEELLSEYTSSYAVACQSGTSALHMALYDLGISHGYMVLVPTLTFIAAVNPVTYVGAEPVFMDCDDSLCIDPEKIDEFCITECKYDGQNLIHTKSGKKVKAIIVVHVFGNIADMEKIMDIADRYNLYVIEDATEALGSRIEFGRYKGRMAGTIGNFGALSFNGNKIITTGGGGAVLSTDKDKALHIKYLSTQAKDDPHFYIHNEIGFNYRMTNVQAAIGCAQMEELEEFISRKNKNYQIYLELLEGDVFGYILQFRDNIRSNKWFYSLVIDKEKCPLDIKELICVLSKAGIETRPIWGLIGEQKPYIECVSYKIEKAKYYSERIINLPCSTNLTKGQIEEVVNTLRKYIEK; encoded by the coding sequence ATGATACCATTATCGATTCCGAATTTTGAAGGTAATGAAGTTAAGTATGTTTCAGATGCAGTTAGTCAGGGGTGGGTTTCTACAGGCGGTGCATATGTTAGTCGAATGGAAGAACTGCTATCAGAGTACACATCATCATATGCAGTTGCATGTCAGAGCGGAACATCAGCTCTTCATATGGCTCTTTATGACCTTGGAATTTCACACGGGTATATGGTCTTGGTGCCAACTTTAACATTCATAGCAGCCGTTAACCCAGTTACATATGTAGGTGCTGAGCCTGTATTTATGGACTGTGATGATAGCCTGTGCATTGATCCTGAAAAAATCGATGAATTCTGCATAACTGAATGTAAGTATGACGGACAGAATCTTATTCATACCAAGAGTGGTAAAAAGGTAAAAGCAATAATTGTTGTCCATGTCTTTGGAAACATTGCAGATATGGAAAAAATAATGGATATTGCAGACAGATATAACCTTTATGTTATCGAGGATGCAACAGAAGCTCTTGGAAGTAGGATTGAGTTTGGCAGATATAAAGGGAGAATGGCAGGTACTATAGGAAATTTTGGCGCATTGTCTTTTAACGGCAATAAGATAATAACCACAGGAGGCGGTGGAGCTGTTCTATCTACAGATAAAGATAAAGCTTTGCATATAAAATATCTTTCTACTCAGGCCAAGGATGATCCGCATTTTTATATTCATAATGAAATTGGCTTTAATTATAGGATGACTAATGTTCAGGCAGCTATAGGATGTGCACAGATGGAGGAGCTTGAAGAATTTATTAGTAGGAAAAACAAAAATTATCAAATATATCTGGAACTGCTTGAAGGAGATGTCTTTGGATATATTCTTCAGTTTAGAGATAATATCAGGTCTAATAAATGGTTTTATTCTTTGGTTATAGATAAGGAAAAATGCCCATTAGATATAAAAGAATTAATATGCGTTTTATCTAAAGCGGGAATAGAAACCAGGCCTATATGGGGGCTTATTGGCGAGCAAAAGCCTTATATTGAATGTGTCTCATATAAAATCGAAAAGGCCAAATATTATTCAGAAAGAATAATCAATCTTCCGTGTAGTACGAATTTAACCAAGGGTCAGATTGAAGAGGTTGTAAATACACTGCGTAAATACATTGAGAAGTAA
- a CDS encoding polysaccharide deacetylase family protein, protein MFNDPGKLFISMYHYTRDLKHSRYPGIKGLDIRLFRQQMEFFKTNCNVVTMEQVIDAAKGNSMLPENAVLLTFDDGYIDNFTCAYPILEEFGFQGSFFIPGKTFTTHQLLDVNKIHYIIASADIGKLVTDVKQKMDYYRGREFDYPDTEELWNQYAVDERFDGKETIFVKRILQTVLPEMVRKQIADDLFDKYVGVTQEQLAYELYMTPEQIRTLKKNGMFIGLHGYDHYWLGNLPHEQMKEDILKALDTIEEFIDPKEWVMNYPYGDYSDEVVEFIKDKGAVIGLTTDVAVARIGMDSNFLLPRLDCNDFPPKSENYKKWI, encoded by the coding sequence ATGTTCAACGATCCTGGGAAATTGTTTATATCAATGTATCATTACACAAGAGATCTAAAACATAGCAGATATCCGGGAATTAAAGGCCTTGATATACGGCTTTTCAGACAACAGATGGAGTTTTTTAAGACAAACTGTAATGTAGTCACAATGGAACAGGTCATAGACGCAGCTAAAGGAAATTCCATGCTTCCGGAGAATGCAGTATTGCTTACTTTTGACGATGGCTATATTGATAATTTTACATGTGCTTATCCGATTCTTGAAGAATTTGGATTTCAAGGTTCCTTTTTTATCCCCGGAAAGACATTTACAACACATCAATTATTAGACGTAAACAAGATCCATTATATAATTGCCAGTGCAGATATCGGAAAGCTTGTAACTGATGTAAAGCAAAAGATGGACTATTACAGAGGAAGAGAGTTTGATTATCCAGATACTGAAGAATTATGGAATCAGTATGCTGTAGATGAAAGATTTGATGGCAAAGAAACGATATTTGTAAAAAGAATTCTTCAAACTGTTCTTCCGGAAATGGTTAGAAAGCAGATTGCAGATGATCTTTTTGATAAATATGTTGGAGTTACACAAGAACAGCTTGCCTATGAACTATATATGACACCTGAGCAAATTCGCACATTAAAGAAAAACGGTATGTTTATAGGACTGCACGGCTATGACCATTACTGGCTTGGAAATCTTCCTCATGAGCAGATGAAAGAAGATATATTAAAAGCGTTGGATACTATTGAGGAATTTATTGATCCAAAGGAATGGGTAATGAACTATCCATACGGTGATTACAGCGATGAAGTTGTTGAATTTATCAAGGATAAGGGAGCAGTAATAGGATTAACAACTGATGTCGCAGTAGCTCGGATAGGAATGGATTCTAATTTTTTGTTACCACGACTAGATTGTAATGATTTCCCGCCTAAGAGTGAAAATTATAAAAAATGGATATGA
- a CDS encoding thioesterase domain-containing protein codes for MNDKYLQLFILPYAGGSIASFRRLTDLIDKRIDVIPVEYPGRGIRAKEPLCESLSDLLGDAISYCKKRRIESIPYAVFGYSMGTLLGYEMLVRRELSGELKHFFVAAEVAPQTRALELRQEKNPSDEIVLQRAKELGGLNEKLLKNKRFADIYLKPMISDYKHFFEYRFKDDFKKIECNATFFYCEKDTAIYDVQKWEQLISGEFEYYEMGDDHFFINALYEEMASIINDKLTSYLKG; via the coding sequence ATGAATGATAAGTATTTACAACTATTTATATTACCATATGCCGGTGGGAGTATAGCATCGTTTAGGCGGCTTACAGATCTTATTGATAAAAGAATAGATGTTATTCCTGTAGAGTATCCGGGAAGAGGAATACGGGCCAAAGAACCGCTATGTGAAAGTCTTTCAGATTTGCTGGGAGATGCAATTTCCTACTGTAAAAAAAGACGGATTGAAAGCATACCTTATGCCGTCTTTGGATATAGCATGGGAACACTCCTTGGATATGAGATGCTTGTAAGAAGAGAACTTTCTGGAGAACTCAAACACTTTTTTGTTGCTGCGGAGGTAGCCCCACAGACAAGGGCACTTGAATTAAGGCAAGAGAAAAATCCGTCAGATGAAATTGTATTACAAAGAGCTAAAGAGTTAGGAGGGCTTAATGAAAAACTCCTTAAAAATAAGCGTTTTGCAGATATTTATCTAAAACCTATGATATCGGATTATAAGCACTTTTTTGAATACAGATTTAAAGATGACTTCAAGAAAATAGAATGTAATGCAACTTTCTTTTACTGTGAAAAAGATACTGCTATATACGATGTACAAAAATGGGAACAGCTTATATCAGGCGAATTTGAATACTATGAAATGGGAGATGATCATTTCTTTATTAATGCTTTGTATGAAGAGATGGCGAGTATCATTAATGATAAGTTGACAAGCTATTTAAAGGGCTAA
- a CDS encoding acyl carrier protein: MTNKEKYIEAFTESLDVKSDQVESLEYQSIPAWDSVGHMGLIAAIEDAFDIQFETDDIVEFSSFVKGIEILKKYDVEI, from the coding sequence ATGACAAACAAAGAGAAGTATATTGAAGCTTTTACAGAGAGTCTGGATGTTAAAAGTGACCAGGTTGAGAGCCTTGAATATCAGAGTATTCCAGCATGGGATTCGGTAGGACATATGGGACTTATAGCAGCTATTGAGGATGCTTTCGATATTCAATTTGAAACGGATGATATTGTTGAATTTAGTTCTTTTGTCAAAGGGATAGAAATACTCAAAAAGTATGATGTTGAGATCTAA
- a CDS encoding L-fucose/L-arabinose isomerase family protein, with product MNNVPDIKIGIVAVSRNCFPEELSVNRRSVLVKEYEKKYGSDDIYECPICIVESEIHMTRALKNIEKEGCNALCVYLGNFGPEISETMLADCFNGPVMFCAAAEETQEDLFDGRGDAYCGLLNASYALKLRQTKAYIPENPVGDASECADMIHDFVPIARTLIGLSNLKIISFGPRPSNFLACNAPIQSLYDLHVEIEENSELDLFESFNKHMDDPRIAETVEDMQKELGEGIAFPEILPKLAQYELTLKDWIRNHKGQRKYVAIAGKCWPAFQTQFGFVPCYVNSRLTAAGYPVSCEVDIYGALSEYIGTCVSLDAVTILDINNTIPSDMYSENIEGKSFLKGPYKKGDLFMGFHCGNTSSCKLSSCKLCNQRIMARTLPEEVTKGTIEGDLKPGRTTVYRLQSSSDTKLKAYIAQGEILPIATKSYGSIGIFAIKEMSRFYRHVLIEKNYPHHAAILFDHYGKYLFEIFKYLGVPIEEIDYNKCKDRYYLTENPFWEED from the coding sequence ATGAATAATGTACCCGATATAAAAATTGGTATTGTAGCAGTGAGCAGGAATTGTTTTCCTGAAGAATTATCTGTAAACAGACGCTCAGTCCTGGTAAAAGAATATGAAAAAAAATATGGAAGCGATGATATTTATGAGTGCCCCATATGCATTGTAGAGAGCGAGATTCATATGACAAGGGCTTTAAAGAACATTGAAAAAGAAGGATGCAATGCTCTGTGCGTTTACCTGGGTAATTTTGGACCTGAAATATCTGAAACGATGCTTGCGGATTGTTTTAATGGACCTGTAATGTTCTGTGCTGCTGCCGAAGAGACTCAGGAAGACCTCTTTGATGGAAGAGGAGATGCATATTGCGGGTTATTAAATGCAAGTTATGCATTAAAACTAAGACAAACAAAGGCATACATCCCGGAGAATCCTGTTGGAGATGCATCTGAGTGCGCGGATATGATACATGATTTTGTTCCTATTGCTCGAACTCTTATAGGGCTTAGCAATCTTAAAATCATATCCTTTGGACCAAGACCCAGCAATTTTCTTGCATGTAATGCGCCGATTCAGTCGTTATACGATCTACATGTTGAAATAGAGGAAAATTCTGAACTGGATCTTTTTGAATCATTTAATAAGCATATGGATGATCCAAGAATAGCTGAAACAGTAGAAGATATGCAAAAAGAGTTGGGAGAAGGGATTGCTTTTCCTGAAATACTTCCAAAACTTGCGCAATATGAACTGACACTTAAAGATTGGATCAGAAATCATAAGGGACAAAGGAAATATGTTGCTATAGCAGGTAAATGTTGGCCTGCTTTTCAAACACAGTTTGGATTTGTGCCCTGTTATGTTAACAGCAGATTGACAGCGGCGGGATATCCTGTTTCGTGTGAAGTCGATATTTATGGCGCTTTATCTGAATATATCGGAACCTGTGTATCTTTAGATGCAGTAACTATCCTTGATATTAATAATACTATTCCAAGTGATATGTATTCTGAGAATATAGAGGGTAAATCATTCCTGAAAGGTCCTTATAAAAAAGGCGATCTTTTCATGGGATTTCACTGCGGAAACACATCCTCCTGCAAACTTTCAAGTTGTAAACTGTGCAACCAGAGAATAATGGCAAGAACATTGCCCGAGGAAGTAACAAAAGGAACAATTGAAGGCGATCTTAAACCCGGACGAACAACTGTTTATCGTTTGCAAAGTTCATCCGATACAAAGCTAAAGGCTTATATTGCTCAGGGAGAAATATTACCTATAGCTACAAAATCATACGGAAGCATTGGTATATTTGCAATAAAAGAGATGAGCAGGTTTTACAGACATGTGCTTATAGAAAAAAATTATCCTCATCATGCTGCTATATTATTTGATCACTATGGTAAATATCTGTTTGAGATTTTTAAGTACTTGGGAGTTCCTATAGAAGAAATTGATTATAACAAATGCAAAGACAGATACTATTTAACCGAAAATCCTTTTTGGGAAGAGGATTGA
- a CDS encoding 3-hydroxyacyl-ACP dehydratase FabZ family protein — translation MENKYEPIYNIGAYEIQQYQQNRYPLFFLDVVEEVRPGEYVRAKKNFTYDEWFFPAHFEDEPNVPGFIQMEILAQTFIMTFLTIPEHKGKKTAFLNVDNLRMRKKVIPGDTMIIEGFLKSFRRGVASGHVEAKVNGEYALSADLKIALPDIMREFIPGGE, via the coding sequence ATGGAGAATAAGTATGAACCCATATATAACATTGGGGCATATGAAATACAACAATATCAACAAAACAGATATCCCTTATTTTTTCTGGATGTTGTAGAAGAGGTAAGACCGGGAGAATATGTGAGAGCCAAAAAGAACTTTACATATGATGAATGGTTCTTTCCCGCTCACTTTGAAGATGAACCAAATGTACCGGGATTCATTCAGATGGAGATTTTGGCTCAGACATTTATTATGACCTTTTTGACGATTCCTGAGCACAAAGGAAAGAAGACAGCTTTTCTTAATGTTGATAATCTCAGGATGAGGAAGAAGGTTATTCCGGGTGATACAATGATAATTGAAGGATTTTTGAAGAGCTTTAGGAGAGGCGTTGCATCGGGGCATGTTGAAGCTAAGGTCAATGGAGAGTATGCGTTATCAGCGGATCTTAAGATTGCACTTCCGGATATAATGCGTGAGTTTATTCCTGGAGGAGAATGA
- a CDS encoding AMP-binding protein translates to MIFELGKYSDNTAFVDEYGTTLTYGELKRVSDEICSGLRTRSLVFCFCRNVIGSAIGYVAFLNHGIVPVMLNSQLEAEFRDGLLDKYHPDYIWCPDDMEGLWAGCDKGFTGFGYVLIKNSYESSYEIFDELALLLTTSGSTGSPKFVRQSYTNILVNAKSIVEYLELDDTERPITTLPMNYTYGLSIFNSHLIVGATILITDKGLMQKEFWNFFKDEGATSFGGVPYTYEILDKLRIYKMDLPSLRTMTQAGGKLLPDLHEKFAKFASETGRHFVVMYGQCEATARMGFLPPDKSVEKKGSMGIAIPGGKFHLIDVDGKDITTPWVTGELVYEGKNVTLGYAECGEDLCKGDERNGVLETGDMAQFDEEGYYYIVGRKKRFLKIYGNRVNLDEVDRLIKSEFGIEAASAGVDDHLHIFVTDVKYSEKVKEFVIAKTKLNPAAFTSHVIDEIPKNDSGKTLYKELTKYYE, encoded by the coding sequence ATGATATTTGAACTTGGAAAATATTCTGATAACACTGCGTTTGTTGATGAGTATGGGACTACTCTTACTTATGGTGAATTGAAACGTGTCAGTGATGAAATATGCAGCGGATTACGTACAAGGTCTCTTGTATTTTGCTTTTGTAGAAATGTTATAGGATCCGCTATCGGCTATGTTGCCTTTCTTAATCATGGAATTGTTCCTGTAATGTTGAATTCTCAGCTAGAGGCAGAGTTTAGGGACGGACTCTTGGACAAGTATCATCCGGATTATATTTGGTGTCCGGATGATATGGAAGGACTCTGGGCTGGATGCGATAAGGGCTTTACGGGCTTTGGATATGTACTTATCAAAAATTCTTATGAGAGTAGCTATGAAATCTTTGACGAACTTGCACTTTTATTAACGACTTCAGGTTCAACAGGATCTCCTAAGTTTGTAAGGCAGTCGTATACCAATATTCTTGTAAATGCAAAGTCAATAGTAGAGTACCTTGAGCTTGATGATACAGAGAGGCCAATTACTACTTTACCTATGAATTATACTTACGGACTTTCTATCTTTAATAGTCATTTGATAGTTGGAGCTACAATCCTTATCACAGACAAGGGACTTATGCAAAAGGAATTCTGGAATTTCTTTAAAGATGAGGGAGCTACTTCTTTTGGAGGAGTTCCATATACTTATGAAATACTTGATAAGCTAAGAATATATAAGATGGATCTTCCAAGCCTTCGTACAATGACACAGGCAGGAGGTAAACTACTTCCAGATCTTCATGAGAAGTTTGCTAAGTTTGCCAGTGAAACCGGAAGGCATTTTGTTGTTATGTACGGACAGTGTGAAGCAACTGCAAGAATGGGATTTTTGCCTCCCGATAAATCTGTTGAAAAGAAGGGCTCAATGGGTATAGCAATTCCAGGAGGTAAATTCCATCTGATTGACGTTGATGGAAAAGACATTACAACTCCATGGGTAACAGGAGAACTTGTCTATGAAGGTAAGAATGTTACGCTTGGATACGCAGAATGCGGAGAAGACCTTTGCAAAGGTGATGAGAGAAACGGAGTTCTAGAAACCGGAGATATGGCTCAATTTGATGAAGAGGGGTATTACTATATTGTTGGAAGAAAAAAGAGATTTTTAAAGATATACGGAAACAGGGTCAACCTTGATGAAGTGGATAGGCTTATAAAATCAGAATTTGGTATTGAGGCAGCCAGTGCAGGAGTTGATGATCATCTTCATATTTTTGTTACAGATGTAAAGTACTCTGAAAAGGTCAAGGAATTTGTTATTGCTAAAACAAAGCTTAATCCTGCAGCATTTACGTCTCACGTAATAGATGAGATTCCTAAAAATGATTCAGGAAAAACTCTTTATAAAGAGTTGACAAAATACTATGAATGA
- a CDS encoding acyl-protein synthetase, translating to MTYEDIIKIRPFSLDRTEKRRMLTKRLAHLTKIHMERCQEYRNMMDAIGFKVENVQSYSDIPFIPVRLFKELSLKSVSDEEIIKVMTSSGTTGQAVSKIYLDKITSSNQQKTMVKIVSEFTGSERMPMIIIDSPNVIKDRAMFSARGAGILGFSIFGTKKIYALDDNMELNVEGVKEFLEKYKGQKILLFGFTFMIWQHFYKELLRLKAEGVSFDLSEGILIHGGGWKKLISEAVSEADFHKKLEEVCGIKHIYDYYGMVEQTGCIYMECECGHLHASIFSDVIIRRPFDFTEADIGEKGIIQVVSAIPESYPGHSLLTEDEGMILGEDDCPCGRKGKYFKIIGRIKDAELRGCSDTYASKF from the coding sequence ATGACTTATGAAGATATTATCAAGATAAGACCGTTTTCTTTGGACAGAACAGAAAAAAGAAGAATGCTTACAAAAAGACTTGCGCATTTGACTAAAATACACATGGAAAGATGCCAAGAATATAGGAATATGATGGATGCCATTGGCTTTAAAGTAGAAAATGTACAGTCATATTCTGATATTCCTTTTATTCCTGTTCGGCTGTTTAAAGAACTAAGCCTCAAATCTGTTTCTGATGAAGAAATTATAAAAGTTATGACTTCATCAGGTACAACAGGGCAGGCGGTAAGTAAGATCTATCTTGATAAGATTACATCTTCTAATCAGCAAAAGACGATGGTGAAGATTGTCTCGGAGTTTACTGGCTCAGAGCGAATGCCCATGATAATTATCGATTCACCTAATGTAATAAAAGATAGAGCAATGTTTTCGGCAAGAGGAGCAGGAATACTAGGTTTTTCAATATTTGGGACCAAAAAGATATATGCACTTGATGATAATATGGAACTTAATGTAGAGGGCGTTAAGGAATTTCTGGAGAAGTATAAAGGACAAAAGATTTTACTTTTTGGTTTTACGTTTATGATATGGCAGCATTTTTATAAGGAGCTCTTGAGACTCAAAGCTGAGGGCGTATCGTTTGATCTGTCAGAAGGGATACTTATACATGGCGGAGGATGGAAAAAACTAATATCTGAGGCTGTTTCTGAAGCAGATTTCCATAAGAAACTTGAGGAAGTATGCGGTATAAAGCATATTTATGATTATTATGGAATGGTTGAGCAGACCGGTTGCATTTATATGGAATGTGAATGCGGACACCTTCATGCCAGTATTTTCTCAGATGTGATCATTCGAAGGCCATTTGATTTTACTGAAGCTGATATTGGTGAGAAGGGAATTATTCAGGTTGTATCAGCGATTCCTGAATCATATCCGGGGCATTCACTTTTGACAGAGGACGAGGGGATGATACTTGGAGAAGATGATTGCCCTTGCGGACGGAAAGGCAAGTATTTCAAGATAATTGGAAGAATCAAAGATGCAGAATTAAGGGGGTGCAGTGATACATATGCCTCAAAGTTTTGA